A window from Phalacrocorax aristotelis chromosome 5, bGulAri2.1, whole genome shotgun sequence encodes these proteins:
- the RPS13 gene encoding small ribosomal subunit protein uS15, translating into MGRMHAPGKGLSQSALPYRRSVPTWLKLTSDDVKEQIYKLAKKGLTPSQIGVILRDSHGVAQVRFVTGNKILRILKSKGLAPDLPEDLYHLIKKAVAVRKHLERNRKDKDAKFRLILIESRIHRLARYYKTKRVLPPNWKYESSTASALVA; encoded by the exons ATGGGTCGCATGCACGCTCCCGG AAAGGGCTTGTCCCAGTCAGCCTTGCCCTACAGACGCAGTGTCCCTACC tGGCTGAAACTTACATCTGATGATGTAAAGGAACAAATCTACAAGTTGGCTAAAAAAGGCTTGACCCCCTCACAAATTG GTGTGATCCTGAGGGATTCCCATGGTGTTGCCCAGGTTCGCTTTGTTACTGGCAACAAAATACTGAGAATCCTTAAATCAAAGGGACTGGCCCCAGACCTTCCAGAGGATCTTTATCACTTGATCAAGAAAGCTGTTGCTGTTCGAAAACATCttgagagaaacagaaag GATAAAGATGCCAAGTTCCGCCTGATTCTGATCGAAAGCAGAATCCATAGGTTGGCTCGCTATTACAAAACCAAGAGAGTGCTGCCGCCCAACTGGAAGTA tGAATCATCGACAGCTTCTGCCCTGGTCGCATAA